DNA from Actinomycetota bacterium:
CGGAAAGTGCTGCTGCCCGGGAGAGCAAGGTGTGCAGGCGGGAAGAGAACTCCTCCCTGGTCCCCTGTGGGGGGGAGGAGGATTCCGGCATGGCCATGACGAAGGAACCCCTGTCCTCGACCACTAGCCTTCCGGCCAGTACGGGGTTCTTGAGCAGGTCGTCCAGGCTTCCTCCGCCGTTTTCCCCGGGAATGACCGCCTGCCAGCCCTCCGGGAGGTCGACCTCCAGGCTCACCTCGCCCTCGGTGAGCGGTTCCGGGCGCAGGAAGACGGCGTACCCGGGGATGTAGGCCAGGTCCTCACGAAGCAAGGGGAAATAAGGCCAGGCCGGCGGGTCCGCGGACAGGGATTCCAGGTAGGGTGTGCCGGACCGATAACCGGAGAGGTCCACCTCGTAAGCGATGGTAAGGGGTCCCTCCCCGGCGACGGACCAGGCATCCCCTTCCCTGGACACGGGAATTTCTCCTCCCCCCTTCGAAAAGGCCCTCAGGTTGCGCAGGTGGGAGGGCAGGTCGACGACCAGTCCCCCGCCGAAACCCTCCTCCATGCGCAGGAGCAAGGGACTGGAAGGAGATTCCAGCTCCATGGTCACCGCCGCCACGTCGCCTTTCAGCCCGGTCAGGTCCAGGCGGTAGGTAACGGCGGGATGTCCGGCCTCCGCGGCCGCCGTCCACCCCCGGGGAAAGAGGACGGCCACCACCGCCAGCACCACGGCCAGGGTTTTCCTTCCTCTCATGCCTCTCATGCGCAACACCGACCAACATTATCCCAGAAATGTGGCCCCACTTGAAGCGCGGACGACGGATCGAGAAAGGGGAGCGGGCGGGCTTTTCCTCGTTCCACCTCCGGGCAGAAACCCGGCATATCATTTACCCCTCCACCTTCGATCGGGAGCCCGGCAGATCAAGGGGACGTGCTCCTCCTGGAAATGCGGCCGGAAGGCGGGGCGCGATCGTTTGGTGTATAAAATATGTTCGTCTCCGGGAATCGTTCATCTCCGGTAACCGGCGGAGGCGGCGGTCTTTCGTCGGGCGAACGGATGTGACCGCCGGGCGTGCGGGCCGGGATGCGTGGAGGAAGCGGGACATGCCGGTGGGAGTGGATATCGGAGGCACCTTCACCGACCTGGTGGCTGTGGAAGGAGGCTCCCTGCACATCTACAAGCTGCCCTCCACCCCCTCCCGTCCGGAGGAGGCTTTCTTCGCGGGGCTGCGCGAGGGGGGGATGGAAGGGGCTGCCAGGATAGTCCACGGGAGCACGGTGGCTGTAAACGCGTTGCTGGAGAGGAAGGGCGCCCGCACCGCCTTCGTGACCACCCGGGGTTTCTCCGACCTCCTGACCATCGGCCGGCAGACGCGGCCGCGCCTCTACGACCTGGGGGTGGAGAAGCCCCGGCCCCTCGTGCCCCCGGAATTGTGCTTCGAAGTCGCGGAGAGGGTCGGTTCCAGGGGAGAGATAGTCGTCCCCCTCGCGGAAGCGGAGGTGGAGGAACTGGCCCGCAGGATGCGTGCCCTGGAGGTGGAGGCCGCCGCGGTGTGCCTGCTCTTTTCCTTCCTGTGCCCGGAACACGAGTTGAGGGTGGGCGAGGCGCTGAAAGCGGCGGGCCTGGACGTCCACCTCTCCAGCCGCCTCCTTCCCGAATACCGGGAGTACGAAAGGGCCAGCACGGTGGTGGTCAACGCCTACGTGGCGGGGAGGGTAGCCGGCTACATCGCGGCGCTGGAGCGTGAGCTGGGGGAGGGGCGACTGGAGATCATGCATTCGGGCGGCGGGACCATGCACCCCGGCGAGGCGAGGGAGGCGGCGGCCAGGACCCTCATGTCCGGTCCCGCCGGAGGGGTGGCCGCCGCGGCCAGGATGTGCGAACTGGTCGGCCTCCCGCGCGCCGTGGCCCTGGACATGGGTGGGACCAGCACCGACGTCTCCCTGCTGGACGGGGGAATGACCCTCACCTCCGAGGGAGAGGTGGAGGGATTCCCCCTCCGCTTTCCCATGATCGACATCCATTCCATCGGGGCGGGAGGGGGAAGCATAGCCCGGTTGGATGAGGGAAGCGCCCTCAAGGTGGGCCCGGAGAGCGCGGGTGCCCGTCCGGGTCCGGCCTGCTACGGGTGGAGCGAGCTTCCCACGGTGACCGACGCCAACCTGGTCCTGGGCAGGCTGCCGGTGGCCCGTTTCCTGGGCGGGAAGATGCGCCTGCACCCCGAGCGCTCCCATGCCGCCCTCCGGGCCCTGGGGAGGCCCCTGGGCTGGGATGCTCGGAGGACGGCGGCGGGCGTCCTCTCCGTGGTCCTCAACCATATGGCGAGGGCGGTGAGGTTGATGACCGTGGACCGCGGCCACGACCCACGGGACTTCGTCCTGGTGGCCTACGGTGGGGCTGGTCCCATGCACGGGTGCGAGCTGGCGGAACTCCTGGGGATGCGCCGGGTCCTGGTGCCCCCCTTCCCGGGAACCTTCTCCGCCTGCGGCCTGGCCATGGCCGACCGGGTGCGCGATTCCTCCCTTACCCTCATGCTTCCCCTGGGGCCGGAGGCCATGGAACGCGCCAGGGAAGCCTGGAGATGGATGAGGGAGGCCCTGCCTCCTGCATGGAAGGAAATGGAAGATTGCCGCCACCGCCCGGCGCTGGACCTGCGCTACCGGGGCCAGGCCTACGAGCTCAGGATAGAGGTGGAGGAGGGGTGGGACGCCGGGAAGGTGGCCGAGGCCTTCCACCGGGCTCACTACAGGCGATACGGTTTCCACCTGGAGGACGCGGAAGTGGAGCTGGTGAACCTGCGGCTGCGTTCCGTGAAGCCGTCGGAGGCCTCCTTCCCGGCATGGAAGAAAAAGGAAAATGGGTCCAGGGGGCCCGGAAGGGCGAAGGTGCTCTTCGGCGTAGTCGAGGGGAACCTGGAGGAGGCGGAATGCCCGGTCCTGGAAAGGGAATCCCTGGGGAGCGGCGACCGCATCGCCGGGCCCTGCCTGGTAAGCGAGGAAGATGCCACGGTGGTGGTGCCGCCGGGCTGGCGGGGAGGCGTGGACGGCTACGGGAACCTGGTCCTGGAGTGTGAATCGGGGCGGTCCCCGGGGTGAAAAGATGGAAGGCAACGGTAGGGAGATGGAAATGGACGCGGCGAGCCTGGAGATATTCCATAACCTGCTGGCGGAGGTGGCCGAGGAGATGGGGGTGGTCCTGGGGCGCTCCGCCCATTCGGCGAACATCAAGGAAAGAAGGGATTTTTCCTGCGCCGTCTTCGACGCCCGGGGGCGGCTGGTATCCCAGGCGGCCCATATTCCAGTGCACCTGGGCGCCCTTCCCACCTCCATGCGGGCCCTGGTGGAATGGCTGGATGGGCGGGGCGAGACCCTGCGCGAGGGTGACGTGGTGTTGTGGAACGATCCCTTCCGGGGAGGCACCCACCTCCCCGACCTGACCATGGCCTCCGCGGTGTGGTGGGAAGGCCGCCAGGTGGGATACGTGGTAAACCGGGCTCACCACGCCGACGTGGGCGGCAGGGCGCCAGGTTCCATGCCCCTGGGGAGCGAGGTCTACCAGGAGGGGCTCATCATCCCCATGCTCCACTATGCGCGGGAGGGCCGGGTGGTGGAGGACGTGGAGAGGCTCATCCTGGCCAACGTGCGCACCCCGGAGGAGAGGAGGGGCGACCTGCGGGCCCAGCTTGGTTCCCTCCGGGTCGGGGAACGCAGGCTGCGGGACATCGTGGCCCGTCACGGCCTGGAGGTCGTGGAGGCCTACATGGAGGAACTGCAGCGCTACGCCGGAAGGGTGACCGGCGAGGTCCTTTCCCGTCTTCCCGAGGGCGAATACTCCTTCACCGACTACCTGGACGACGACGGGTGGGGGCACGAGGACATCCCCATCAAGGTGAATATTTCCATCTCCGACGGCCGCATGAGGGTGGATTTCGCCGGCTCCAGCGGGGAGGTGACCGGGCCCCTGAACTGCCCCTCCTCGGTGACCCTATCCGCGGTCTATTACGTGCTCCGCTGCCTCTTGCCCCCCGGGGCCCCCTTCAACCACGGGTGCCTGGAGAGGGTGGAGGTGATCATATCCAGGCCCTCCCTCCTGGATGCCTCCCTGCCGCGGGCGGTGGCCGGCGGGAACGTGGAGACCTCCCAGAGGGTGGTGGACGTGTTGCTGGGAGCCCTGGCCCAGGCCCTACCGGAGAAGATACCGGCAGCCAGCTACGGGACCATGACCAACCTGGCCGTGGGCGGAGAGAGGCCACGCCCCTTTGCCTACTACGAGACCATCGCCGGGGGATGCGGCGCCCGTCCGGACAAGGACGGCATGGACGCTACCCACAACCACATGACCAACACCATGAACACCCCCGTGGAAGCCCTGGAGTTCGAGTATCCGCTGCGCGTCCTCAGGTATGCCATAGCCAGAGGCACGGGAGGCACGGGGCGTTTCCGGGGCGGGGACGGGCTGGAGCGCCATATCCAGTTCCTGGAACCCGCCCGCCTGACCCTCCTGGCCGACCGGAGGCGCCGCGGTCCCTACGGCCTGGCGGGAGGCGAACCGGGAAAGCCGGGCGAAGACCACATCCTCAGGAGGGACGGCCGGAAAGAGCGCATGCCTTCCAAGACGGAGACGTGGGTGGAGGAGGGGGACGTGCTCGTGATCCAGACTCCCGGGGGCGGTGGGTTCGGTTCTACCGTGGATTCCGGGTGATATCGCAAGCGCCCGGAAGAGGGGTGACGGTCGCCGCCGCCGGTATGGTCTACGGCGGCTCCCGGGCGGAGACGGGTTACTTGTTTCTCCTCTGCCAGCGAGTCCTCTTGAGGAGCTTCTTGTGCTTTTTCTTCCGCATCTTCTTGCGGCGCTTCTTGATGACGGAACTCAACCGCGATCACCTCTTTGCTCGCTTTGCTCTGAAAACCGCATTAATTATATACCAAGACGGAGGGCGACCAACAACCCGGTAAAGGAAGGGCATCGGGTTTGTCCTCGGGCATGAACGGTGGAATGACACGCCGTTCGAGAAGGACCCCTCCGCCCGCGTCATCCTTTGGTTCTGGGAGTCCGGTGGTAGGTTGACGGGGTGGAGGGCACCGCCGGGAAAGGGTCAGAAAGGGAAGGAAGTCTGCCTTGAGCGAGGGTCATCCCGCAAGGGGAAACGCCGGTTTACATGCCCCGGGTTTTCTTCATTCCGAGAGGTATCCCCCCTTGATCCGGCGGCGCATCCCTCTTGGACACGATATTCTTCGGGAGGCTCCCATGGCCGGATCGAATTTTTACCCGGCTCGGAGAGGGAGCGGTAGAAACGGAGCAGTCTCCGGCGCGCGGCCTCCCTCTCGCTTCTGTCCACCTTCGAGGCCCGCAGGGCCTTGTCCAGGTAGTCGATGGAGGAGTCGTAGGTTTCCCGGTCCACGGGATAGGGATAGCCGTCCTTTCCCCCGTGGGCGAAGCTGTACCGCGCGGGATCCCGCCAGCTCACCGGTGTTCCGTAGACCAGCTCGGCGATCAGGGCCAGTGCGCGCAGCGTCTTGGCCCCCACGCCGGGCATCCCCAGGAGGGTGGCGAAGTCCTCCGGCTGGCGTTCATAGGTTCTCAGGAGCACCTTGCGGATGGAATCCGGATGCAGGTCGCGCAGCAGGAGGCGGTGCCGGGAAGGCAGGGTGAGGGCATGAAGGCGCTCCAGTTCCCGGACCGTGTGGTCCGGGTTGAGGGAGGAAAGGGGCCCCAGGACGTCCCTGGCCTCCCGGCTTTCCGCGGCCACCAGGTTGAGCACCACGTTCCCCGCCGCTTGGGAGCATATGGCGGCATGGGGCTCCTCCGTGAAGTCCCGGACCCGCGAGGAAAGCCAGTGGTAACGGCGGGAGTAGCCGCAGGTCTCGTTCATCCCCTGCTGTACCACCGCCCATTCTCCCTCGGTGGTGAAGAGGAAGAAGTGATGGTAAATCTGGTAGCCGTCCTGCAGGGCGTTGTTGTCCACCCTGGCCGCCATGCGGCTGGCGTGAATGAGCTGGGGAATCCTCTCTCCCAGCCCGGCCCGCTCGCCCTTCTCCTCTATCTCCAAGGGAGTGCGCCGGGAAGCGGCCCCCTTGCCGCCCGCGGCGAATATCCCCAGGTCGCGCCGGTGGTGGAGGGCTTCCTTTACCGCTCCGCAGGTGGTGGTGGTGACTCCCGAGCTGTGCCAGTCGAATCCCAGCACGCATCCCAGGGACTGGAACCAGAAGGGGTCGGCGAAGCGCTCCAGGGTGGCCCCCGGTCCCAGCTCCTCCACCATCCAGGTCATGATGTCGCTGGACAGGCGCACCATGCGCTCGAAGAGCCAGCGTGGCGCCTTCCCTCCGTGCAGGGGTAGGTCCGCAAAACCCGTCCGGGGCATCGGAACACCTCCTGAAAGGATTTTATTTCCCCAGAGTGACATGACAGATAATGATAAGAAGGCGAAAGATGTAGAAGAATTGAGCGACGTGTCAGACCTGCCCTCAAGTGTCGCCTCGAACGGGGATGAAAGCCTTGTCCTGGTCTCGAAGGGAAAGGGAGGCGTGGATCATGGGAATCGTCATTGGATATCGTCGGATACACCGTCACACATGCATAACGTTGACGCCATCGAATACGCGTAAAGTATTACTATTAAGGATGTCCTAAGAGGAAGCTTCGCGCCGGCGTGGGGAAAGCCTTGGGAAAGGCCGCGGTGCGTGGGCGTTCCGGAAGGTGAGGATAGGCCATGAGGAAGTTCATCAGCGGCAGGCTGGTCAGCGGAGGGGGAGTCTGCGAGGGATGCGGGAGGAGGCTGCGGGCGGGAGAGAAGGTGTACTCCCTGGCCGCCGAGGTGGAGGAGATGCGCGAGTACCTCTACTGCCAGAGGTGTCGTCCCTCGGAGGACGAGCTTCCCAAGGGGGTCCTCAGCCTGGAGCCGGCCCTGGCCGTGGAGGAGCCGGGTGCGGAGGAGCGGACCCTGGGCATTGAGGTGAAGGCTGGTTCCCTGTGCACC
Protein-coding regions in this window:
- a CDS encoding hydantoinase/oxoprolinase family protein; protein product: MPVGVDIGGTFTDLVAVEGGSLHIYKLPSTPSRPEEAFFAGLREGGMEGAARIVHGSTVAVNALLERKGARTAFVTTRGFSDLLTIGRQTRPRLYDLGVEKPRPLVPPELCFEVAERVGSRGEIVVPLAEAEVEELARRMRALEVEAAAVCLLFSFLCPEHELRVGEALKAAGLDVHLSSRLLPEYREYERASTVVVNAYVAGRVAGYIAALERELGEGRLEIMHSGGGTMHPGEAREAAARTLMSGPAGGVAAAARMCELVGLPRAVALDMGGTSTDVSLLDGGMTLTSEGEVEGFPLRFPMIDIHSIGAGGGSIARLDEGSALKVGPESAGARPGPACYGWSELPTVTDANLVLGRLPVARFLGGKMRLHPERSHAALRALGRPLGWDARRTAAGVLSVVLNHMARAVRLMTVDRGHDPRDFVLVAYGGAGPMHGCELAELLGMRRVLVPPFPGTFSACGLAMADRVRDSSLTLMLPLGPEAMERAREAWRWMREALPPAWKEMEDCRHRPALDLRYRGQAYELRIEVEEGWDAGKVAEAFHRAHYRRYGFHLEDAEVELVNLRLRSVKPSEASFPAWKKKENGSRGPGRAKVLFGVVEGNLEEAECPVLERESLGSGDRIAGPCLVSEEDATVVVPPGWRGGVDGYGNLVLECESGRSPG
- a CDS encoding hydantoinase B/oxoprolinase family protein, with amino-acid sequence MEGNGREMEMDAASLEIFHNLLAEVAEEMGVVLGRSAHSANIKERRDFSCAVFDARGRLVSQAAHIPVHLGALPTSMRALVEWLDGRGETLREGDVVLWNDPFRGGTHLPDLTMASAVWWEGRQVGYVVNRAHHADVGGRAPGSMPLGSEVYQEGLIIPMLHYAREGRVVEDVERLILANVRTPEERRGDLRAQLGSLRVGERRLRDIVARHGLEVVEAYMEELQRYAGRVTGEVLSRLPEGEYSFTDYLDDDGWGHEDIPIKVNISISDGRMRVDFAGSSGEVTGPLNCPSSVTLSAVYYVLRCLLPPGAPFNHGCLERVEVIISRPSLLDASLPRAVAGGNVETSQRVVDVLLGALAQALPEKIPAASYGTMTNLAVGGERPRPFAYYETIAGGCGARPDKDGMDATHNHMTNTMNTPVEALEFEYPLRVLRYAIARGTGGTGRFRGGDGLERHIQFLEPARLTLLADRRRRGPYGLAGGEPGKPGEDHILRRDGRKERMPSKTETWVEEGDVLVIQTPGGGGFGSTVDSG
- a CDS encoding AURKAIP1/COX24 domain-containing protein, with the protein product MSSVIKKRRKKMRKKKHKKLLKRTRWQRRNK